One window from the genome of Nicotiana sylvestris chromosome 9, ASM39365v2, whole genome shotgun sequence encodes:
- the LOC104212761 gene encoding serine/threonine-protein kinase STY13-like has translation MADEKDIPNLDVPKSDNLDSQNVTISIDKSLLIDLQQLSIGPIISEARYSVVYQGLYKSQPVAIKVIQPEKCSNVSPERKVKFEREITMLSRVKHDNIMKFIGVSMEPALILVTELMKGDTLQKYLWSIRPHCPDLNLSLSFALGISRAMEYLHAIGIIHRDLKPSNLLLTEDKTRIKLADFGLARVVAETEMTAEAGTYRWMAPELLYTEPADYGAKKHYNHKVDVYSFSMVLWELLTNDTPFKGKTDIMAADATAKNLRPSTDNIPKEILPLISSCWSEDPADRPEFAQISDILANILGDAYIPQMITPDLAEGEQPDAYTPQTITPNLSDVGQSASQEIANSPGTSSLMDKGAENKKKKSKSWLCCFKSGYNDNLQ, from the exons ATGGCAGacgagaaggatattccaaatcTTGACGTTCCAAAAAGTGACAATCTTGATTCCCAAAATGTTACTATCAGTATTGACAAGAGTCTATTGATCGATTTACAACAGCTTTCAATTGGACCTATTATCAGTGAAGCTCGTTATTCTGTGGTTTACCAAGGATT ATATAAATCACAGCCTGTTGCGATAAAAGTAATACAGCCAGAGAAATGCTCAAATGTAAGTCCCGAGAGGAAGGTGAAATTTGAAAGGGAAATTACGATGCTATCTAGAGTGAAGCATGACAACATTATGAAG TTTATTGGTGTCTCCATGGAACCAGCTTTGATATTAGTCACGGAGTTAATGAAAGGTGACACACTTCAGAAGTACTTGTGGAGCATCCGACCACATTGTCCGGATTTGAACCTTTCTCTAAGTTTTGCATTGGGAATTTCTCGGGCAATGGAGTATTTGCATGCCATTGGCATCATTCACCGTGATCTGAAGCCAA GTAATCTACTCCTCACAGAAGACAAGACAAGAATTAAACTAGCTGACTTTGGGTTAGCTAGGGTGGTGGCAGAAACTGAAATGACCGCAGAAGCTGGTACATATCGCTGGATGGCTCCTGAG TTATTGTACACAGAACCAGCTGATTATGGGGCAAAGAAACACTACAATCATAAAGTAGATGTCTACAGTTTCTCGATGGTTCTATGGGAGCTACTCACCAACGACACTCCATTCAAGGGAAAAACCGACATAATGGCAGCGGATGCTACAGCTAAA AATTTAAGGCCTAGCACGGATAACATTCCTAAGGAGATTTTACCCCTCATTAGCTCCTGCTGGTCGGAGGATCCAGCAGATCGACCAGAATTTGCGCAAATATCAGATATCCTTGCAAACATCCTTGGCGACGCATATATCCCACAGATGATAACTCCAGATCTTGCTGAGGGGGAGCAACCTGATGCATATACTCCGCAAACCATAACTCCAAACCTCTCTGATGTAGGTCAATCCGCGAGCCAAGAGATTGCTAATTCTCCTGGCACCAGCAGTTTGATGGATAAGGGTGcggaaaataagaagaagaaaagcaagagtTGGTTATGCTGTTTCAAGAGTGGCTACAATGACAATCTCCAATAA
- the LOC138878557 gene encoding uncharacterized protein translates to MRVVVNQLRRYGEDIEDVRVVEKILRTLTPKFDFVVCAIEESKDLDSMTVEQLEGSLQAHEEKIKRRQKVSLEQLLKTQASFKDYEGEKSYRGNTRGRGCDGHGRGRINGNNFNNEVKMHQTFRYRGRGQRGGRGRGCYQENNGQRYEKSKIKCYNCHKFGHYSWECRSNVEEKDNLVDDKKEEVESTLLMALKEEDRDDCSSWYLDNGASNHMCGCKEKFIEINKMTIDAKCLKDNVQDESWCWHMRFGHKNFEALKTMGEKNMVHGIPSINHPNQLCEACLLGKHARKSFPKEAMSRSTKPLQLVHTDVCGPINPPSFGKSKYFLLFIDNFSRKT, encoded by the exons ATGAGGGTTGTTGTAAATCAACTAAGAAGATATGGGGAGGACATAGAAGATGTCCGTGTGGTAGAAAAGATCCTCCGCACTTTAAcacctaaatttgattttgtggtgtgtGCTATTGAAGAGTCTAAAGATTTAGACTCTATGACGGTGGAGCAACTGGAGGGTTCTTTACAGGCCCATGAAGAAAAGATCAAAAGAAGACAAAAAGTGTCATTGGAGCAACTTCTTAAAACTCAGGCATCCTTCAAGGATTATGAAGGTGAAAAAAGCTATCGAGGAAACACACGAGGTCGGGGCTGTGACGGTCATGGAAGAGGAAGAATTAACGGTAATAACTTTAACAATGAAGTTAAAATGCACCAAACATTCAGATATCGTGGTCGTGGACAAAGAGGAGGAAGAGGACGTGGATGctaccaagaaaataatggacaaaggtatgaaaaatcaaaaattaagtgttataattgtcataaatttggccattactcttgggaatgtcgtagcaatgttgaagaaaaagataaccttgttgacgacaagaaagaagaagttgagtCAACGTTGTTGATGGCACTCAAGGAAGAAGACAGAGATGATTGCAGCTCGTGGTATTTGGACAATGGAGCAAGCAATCATATGTGTGGATGCAAAGAGAAGTTTATAGAGATCAATAAAATG ACAATTgatgcaaagtgtttgaaggATAATGTGCAAGATGAATCATGGTGTTGGCACATGCGATTTGGGCACAAGAATTTTGAAGCACTCAAAACAATGGGAGAAAAGAATATGGTACATGGGATACCATCAATCAACCATCCCAATCAATTGtgtgaagcttgtcttcttggaaaacatgcaaggaagagttttccaaaggaggccatgtcaagatcaaccaaaccgCTTCAGCTTGTCCACACTGATGTGTGTGGACCAATCAATCCACCTTCCTTTGGTAAAAGTAAATACTTTCTGCTCTTCATTGATAACTTTAGTAGAAAGACTTGA